From a single Georhizobium profundi genomic region:
- a CDS encoding APC family permease: protein MSSSGNEHPALAKSLGVVRLSLYGVGTIIGAGIYSVIAPAAGAAGDAIWLSFVLAAVISAFSGLSYAEIASALPGAGAEHNFLRKTFPSFPALAFMIGLFIAVHGAATLATVALTFGNYAQTLLPFAPVIVAIALMGVATMINIAGIGKAAFVSAALTVLQVSCLVGFALFAIPSGSRSLQDVSVWPDNPAGILQGAAILFFIYSGYEHMASLSEEAKRPDRDLWRAFMIALGITTVVYMAVIFGVLSLMSADSLAGSQSPLADAAAQLGGSFGMIIIAAALIATANAVVSSSLSGSRLLFGMARDGDLPSPLSRTLGFSRSPWIAALIYLVIACAFVAVGEIAFVASLSSLGVTLVFAAINTAVIVLRFTQPDLERPFRLPSIANVPPTAVLGVVTSLLLATQYDWAVYLTFAGVFVLGAVPYVFIRRRGSATTRASGGEP, encoded by the coding sequence ATGTCGAGCAGCGGAAACGAGCATCCAGCGCTGGCCAAGTCGCTCGGCGTTGTACGGCTGTCGCTCTATGGAGTCGGCACGATCATCGGTGCCGGGATCTATTCCGTCATCGCGCCGGCGGCCGGGGCAGCGGGCGATGCCATCTGGCTGAGCTTCGTGCTTGCCGCCGTGATATCGGCATTTTCCGGCCTGTCCTATGCTGAAATCGCCTCGGCGCTTCCAGGTGCTGGTGCGGAACATAACTTCCTGCGTAAGACGTTTCCTTCGTTTCCGGCTCTGGCGTTCATGATCGGGCTGTTCATCGCCGTTCATGGCGCGGCTACCCTGGCAACGGTGGCGCTCACCTTCGGCAACTACGCGCAGACACTCCTTCCGTTTGCGCCCGTCATCGTTGCCATTGCGCTCATGGGCGTCGCCACGATGATCAATATTGCCGGGATCGGCAAGGCGGCTTTCGTCAGCGCGGCCCTGACCGTTCTCCAGGTTTCATGTCTCGTGGGCTTTGCACTGTTCGCCATACCATCTGGCAGCAGGAGCTTGCAGGACGTCTCGGTCTGGCCCGACAATCCCGCCGGCATCCTTCAGGGTGCGGCTATCCTGTTCTTTATCTACTCCGGCTACGAGCACATGGCTTCCCTCTCGGAAGAGGCCAAGCGTCCCGACCGCGATTTGTGGCGCGCTTTCATGATCGCGCTGGGCATCACCACCGTCGTCTACATGGCCGTGATCTTCGGAGTTCTGAGCCTGATGAGCGCCGACAGTCTTGCAGGTTCCCAATCTCCGCTCGCCGATGCGGCCGCGCAACTGGGCGGCTCTTTCGGCATGATCATCATCGCTGCCGCCCTCATCGCTACCGCGAACGCCGTCGTGAGTTCCTCGCTGTCGGGGAGCAGGCTCCTCTTCGGCATGGCCCGCGACGGCGATCTTCCCAGTCCCCTATCCAGAACCCTGGGCTTCAGTCGCAGCCCGTGGATCGCCGCACTGATCTATCTCGTGATCGCATGCGCCTTCGTAGCCGTCGGGGAAATCGCGTTTGTCGCAAGCCTGTCCTCGCTGGGAGTGACCCTTGTCTTCGCCGCGATCAATACGGCCGTGATCGTCCTGAGGTTTACACAGCCCGACCTCGAGCGGCCTTTCCGGCTGCCATCGATCGCGAACGTGCCGCCGACGGCGGTCCTGGGAGTGGTGACCTCACTCCTGCTGGCCACTCAATATGATTGGGCCGTCTATCTGACGTTCGCCGGCGTGTTCGTACTTGGCGCGGTGCCGTACGTGTTTATCCGACGGCGGGGAAGCGCGACAACGCGGGCGAGCGGTGGTGAACCCTAG
- a CDS encoding heme lyase CcmF/NrfE family subunit encodes MIVELGHFALVLACVLATVQFFIPWIGTQLGDDRLMAVARPASVAVFGFVALSFAALTAAYVTSDFSVQNVWENSHSLKPMLFKVTGVWGNHEGSMLLWVLILAFFGALVAWFSDNLPASLRTNVLAVQGLVGAAFLLFILATSNPFARINPAPIEGRDLNPILQDIGLAIHPPLLYLGYVGFSVCFSFAVAALIEGRIDAAWARWVRPWTLAAWLFLTGGIAMGSYWAYYELGWGGWWFWDPVENASFLPWLSGTALLHSAIVMERRSALKIWTLLLAILTFSLSLLGTFLVRSGVLTSVHAFATDPARGVFILMILIALIGGSLALFAARASTLTQGGLFHPVSREGALVLNNLFLTTAAATVLIGTLYPLLIEAVTGDKISVGAPFFNLTFIPLMIPLLLAVPFGPLLAWKRGDLYAVAQRLYFALGAALLTALVVFFFVEGKGALAAFGVGLAVWLMLGALTDLTLKAGIGSVGAAVAWKRFKGLPRSVYGTAAAHFGLGVTVLGIAAVTSLEIERIVVMQPGDTMPIAGYTLRFDGIAPHRGPNFTEEQGRFVYLDSDGRQRGEIVSSKRLYTARQMPTTEAGIATRGFSQLYVSLGDPTPDGGVVVRVWWKPLVLLLWLGGVAMMAGGAISLFDRRFRVGAPSRNRIALARSDVPAE; translated from the coding sequence ATGATTGTTGAGTTGGGACATTTCGCGCTCGTGCTGGCATGTGTTCTGGCCACGGTGCAATTCTTCATACCGTGGATCGGCACGCAACTGGGCGACGATCGCCTCATGGCCGTTGCCAGGCCGGCTTCGGTTGCGGTTTTCGGTTTCGTCGCGCTGTCGTTCGCCGCGCTCACGGCAGCCTATGTCACCTCGGACTTCTCCGTTCAGAATGTCTGGGAGAATTCGCATTCGCTGAAGCCGATGCTTTTCAAGGTCACCGGGGTTTGGGGAAACCACGAGGGCTCGATGCTGCTCTGGGTCCTGATCCTGGCATTCTTCGGCGCACTTGTGGCGTGGTTCAGCGACAATCTACCGGCCAGCCTGCGCACGAATGTACTGGCTGTGCAGGGTCTGGTCGGAGCCGCCTTCCTTCTGTTCATTCTCGCCACATCGAACCCGTTCGCTCGAATCAACCCCGCACCGATCGAGGGCCGCGACCTCAACCCGATCCTGCAGGACATCGGGCTCGCGATCCATCCACCACTGCTCTATCTCGGCTATGTCGGCTTCTCGGTCTGCTTCTCCTTTGCGGTCGCGGCGCTGATCGAGGGCCGTATCGATGCCGCCTGGGCGCGCTGGGTGCGGCCGTGGACCCTTGCGGCCTGGTTGTTCCTGACGGGCGGTATCGCGATGGGCTCCTACTGGGCCTACTACGAGCTTGGCTGGGGCGGCTGGTGGTTCTGGGACCCGGTCGAAAACGCCTCGTTCCTGCCGTGGCTGTCCGGCACTGCGCTTCTTCACTCGGCGATCGTGATGGAGCGGCGCTCGGCGCTGAAGATCTGGACGCTGCTGCTCGCCATCCTCACCTTCTCGCTGTCTCTGCTCGGCACCTTCCTCGTGCGCTCCGGCGTGCTGACCTCCGTCCATGCTTTCGCCACAGATCCGGCGCGCGGCGTCTTCATCCTGATGATCCTGATCGCCTTGATTGGCGGCTCGCTGGCGCTGTTCGCCGCGCGCGCTTCGACACTGACGCAGGGCGGGCTGTTCCACCCCGTTTCGCGCGAGGGCGCACTGGTGCTCAACAACCTGTTCCTGACCACGGCGGCGGCCACGGTGCTGATCGGCACGCTCTATCCGCTACTGATCGAGGCGGTCACCGGCGACAAGATCTCGGTCGGCGCGCCGTTCTTCAACCTCACCTTCATCCCCCTCATGATCCCACTGCTTCTGGCCGTGCCGTTCGGGCCGCTGCTGGCCTGGAAGCGCGGCGACCTCTACGCCGTGGCCCAGCGCCTCTACTTCGCCCTCGGCGCGGCGCTGCTGACGGCGCTCGTGGTCTTCTTCTTCGTGGAAGGCAAAGGGGCGCTCGCCGCATTCGGCGTCGGCCTTGCCGTCTGGCTGATGCTGGGCGCGCTGACCGATCTGACGCTGAAGGCAGGCATCGGCAGCGTGGGTGCGGCAGTGGCGTGGAAGCGATTCAAGGGCCTACCGCGCTCGGTTTACGGCACTGCTGCGGCACATTTCGGGTTGGGCGTGACGGTGCTGGGCATCGCCGCCGTCACCTCGCTTGAGATTGAGCGAATCGTCGTGATGCAACCCGGCGACACGATGCCGATCGCCGGATATACGTTGCGTTTCGATGGTATCGCGCCGCATCGCGGCCCGAACTTCACCGAGGAGCAGGGCCGCTTCGTCTATCTCGACAGCGATGGCCGGCAACGCGGCGAGATAGTCTCGTCCAAGCGTCTCTACACCGCGCGCCAGATGCCGACCACGGAAGCAGGCATCGCCACCCGCGGATTCAGCCAGCTCTACGTCTCGCTCGGCGACCCCACCCCCGATGGCGGCGTCGTGGTGCGCGTATGGTGGAAGCCGCTGGTGCTGCTGCTCTGGCTCGGCGGCGTGGCGATGATGGCTGGTGGCGCGATATCGCTGTTCGATCGTCGGTTTCGGGTCGGCGCGCCGAGTCGAAATCGGATCGCACTCGCCCGATCGGATGTCCCAGCGGAGTGA
- the tlpA gene encoding thiol:disulfide interchange protein TlpA: protein MAQGKFRLPTGVLMASAILAGMSAGAVGVYVFGGPFGSGRQSATASDRTQSCPARDDKIAAVDKAAQGEVAAMLPADPPLSMSSLAFNGPDGAAMTVAELAGKTLLINLWATWCAPCREEMPALNELQATIGGPDFEVVAVNLDTGGDERPKAFLQEIGIDELTYYRDSTLALFNNLKRRGLAIGLPVTLLVDEEGCLLAHMNGPAEWASDDAKRLIEAAM from the coding sequence ATGGCACAGGGAAAATTCCGCCTGCCGACCGGAGTGTTGATGGCATCTGCAATTCTTGCCGGGATGAGTGCCGGCGCAGTCGGCGTCTACGTGTTCGGTGGCCCTTTTGGTAGCGGGCGGCAATCAGCCACCGCCTCCGATCGGACCCAAAGCTGCCCTGCGCGTGACGACAAGATCGCGGCTGTCGACAAGGCTGCCCAAGGAGAGGTGGCGGCGATGCTTCCGGCCGATCCTCCGCTTTCGATGAGCAGCCTCGCGTTCAACGGGCCTGATGGCGCTGCCATGACTGTCGCGGAGCTGGCCGGCAAGACACTGCTCATCAATCTCTGGGCGACGTGGTGCGCGCCCTGCCGGGAAGAAATGCCCGCCTTAAACGAACTGCAGGCCACGATCGGCGGCCCGGACTTCGAAGTGGTGGCCGTCAACCTCGATACCGGCGGCGATGAGAGGCCGAAGGCCTTTCTGCAAGAGATCGGCATCGACGAGCTCACCTATTATCGAGACTCCACGCTCGCGCTCTTCAACAACTTGAAGCGCCGAGGGCTCGCCATCGGCCTGCCGGTTACGTTGTTGGTAGACGAGGAGGGATGCCTTCTCGCCCACATGAATGGCCCTGCCGAATGGGCCAGCGACGATGCCAAGCGGCTTATCGAAGCTGCGATGTGA
- a CDS encoding plastocyanin/azurin family copper-binding protein — protein MNLEGEGLYGVKCTPHYGMGMVMLISVGAPTNLEEAGAVRHPPRAKQLFDELLAAVPTT, from the coding sequence ATCAACCTCGAAGGGGAAGGCCTCTATGGGGTCAAATGTACGCCGCACTATGGCATGGGGATGGTGATGCTGATCTCAGTGGGCGCCCCAACCAACCTAGAGGAGGCCGGAGCGGTGAGGCATCCGCCCAGGGCCAAGCAACTTTTTGACGAGCTCCTAGCCGCCGTTCCGACCACCTAG
- a CDS encoding LysR family transcriptional regulator, translated as MEVRHLRYIVATARNGSFSAAAHELNVKQPIVSKRIKELESELGVVLFDRSTAGARLTPTGEEFVVAARRILEEAERLGEHMRASAAGKLGRVVVGFYKSLSTGGFRTALRGFRRCYPKIEVELVESPFVELSAGVLSGTLDTAIILGDAGKCDTLETVALWSDQLVVALPENHPLAEKPVIYWPELKRERFIITHHDPGPDIRAVLLRHLAAPSDHPEIITRRLSRESLLSEVADGQGIALQCESAVGLSGLGVVFRPLHDGNGATRLGYIACWKPDNINPVLKTFLDALKP; from the coding sequence GTGGAAGTGCGCCACCTCCGCTATATTGTCGCCACCGCCCGCAACGGTAGCTTCAGTGCCGCCGCGCACGAGCTCAACGTCAAGCAGCCGATCGTTAGTAAGCGCATCAAGGAACTGGAGAGCGAGTTGGGCGTCGTGCTGTTCGACCGTTCCACAGCCGGGGCGCGACTGACGCCGACAGGGGAGGAATTTGTTGTCGCGGCCCGACGCATCCTTGAAGAAGCCGAGCGGCTGGGCGAACATATGCGGGCGAGTGCTGCTGGCAAGCTCGGTCGAGTCGTCGTCGGGTTCTATAAGTCCCTTTCTACGGGAGGCTTCCGTACAGCTCTGCGTGGCTTCCGCCGATGTTATCCCAAGATCGAGGTCGAGTTGGTCGAGTCGCCGTTTGTCGAGTTATCGGCCGGCGTGCTTTCAGGCACACTCGATACCGCGATCATCCTCGGCGATGCCGGCAAGTGCGACACTCTGGAAACTGTGGCGCTCTGGTCGGATCAACTTGTGGTTGCCCTGCCGGAAAACCATCCGCTCGCGGAGAAGCCGGTCATCTATTGGCCGGAGCTGAAGCGCGAGCGCTTCATCATCACCCACCACGATCCCGGCCCAGACATCCGTGCCGTGCTGCTTCGCCACCTCGCCGCACCGTCCGACCACCCCGAGATCATCACTCGCCGCCTCAGCCGCGAAAGCCTGCTGAGCGAGGTCGCGGACGGCCAGGGCATCGCGCTGCAATGCGAATCCGCTGTCGGGCTTTCGGGCCTCGGCGTAGTGTTCCGCCCGCTGCACGACGGCAACGGGGCAACACGTCTCGGATACATCGCCTGCTGGAAGCCGGACAACATCAATCCCGTGCTGAAGACCTTCCTCGACGCCTTGAAGCCCTGA
- the trbB gene encoding P-type conjugative transfer ATPase TrbB gives MPAHRHQNEGQSAGLSRGARMLRTALGPAIARYLEDPSIVEVMLNPDGRIWVDRLREGLVATGDMLLPADGERIVRLVAHHVGAEVHPGNPRVSAELPETGERFEGLLPPVATAPAFAIRKPAVAVFTLSDYVAAGIMTATQAEVLRLAVERRKNVLVAGGTSTGKTTLTNALLAEVAKTDDRVVLIEDTRELQCAAPNLVALRTREGIASLSDLVKSSLRLRPDRIPIGEVRGSEALDLLKAWGTGHPGGIGTIHANTAIGALRRLEQLVQEAVVTVPRALIADTIDLIAVLSGRGSARRLAEIALVEGLDPATGDYRTLHATLETPSPTQGDSA, from the coding sequence ATGCCGGCGCATCGTCATCAGAATGAAGGCCAGAGCGCGGGATTGTCGCGAGGCGCGCGGATGCTGCGCACCGCGCTCGGCCCGGCCATCGCCCGCTATCTCGAAGACCCATCTATCGTCGAGGTGATGCTGAACCCGGACGGCCGCATCTGGGTCGATCGGCTGCGCGAGGGCCTCGTCGCCACCGGCGACATGCTGCTGCCGGCCGATGGCGAACGGATCGTGCGCCTGGTCGCGCACCATGTCGGCGCCGAGGTCCATCCCGGCAACCCACGCGTCTCGGCCGAATTACCCGAGACCGGCGAGCGCTTTGAGGGTCTTTTGCCTCCAGTCGCCACCGCGCCGGCCTTCGCCATCCGCAAGCCGGCCGTCGCCGTGTTCACCCTTTCTGACTACGTGGCCGCCGGCATCATGACCGCCACCCAGGCCGAGGTGCTGCGGCTCGCGGTCGAGAGGCGCAAGAACGTGCTGGTCGCCGGCGGCACCTCGACCGGGAAGACCACGCTCACGAACGCGCTGCTCGCCGAAGTCGCCAAGACCGACGACCGCGTAGTGCTGATCGAGGACACGCGCGAGCTGCAATGCGCCGCGCCCAACCTCGTGGCGCTGCGCACCAGGGAAGGCATCGCCTCGCTCTCCGATCTCGTGAAGTCGTCGCTGCGGCTGCGGCCAGACCGCATCCCGATCGGAGAGGTTCGTGGCAGCGAGGCCCTCGACCTGCTCAAAGCGTGGGGCACCGGCCATCCGGGCGGCATCGGCACCATCCACGCAAATACCGCGATCGGGGCGCTGCGCCGACTGGAGCAGCTCGTACAGGAGGCTGTGGTCACGGTCCCGCGTGCGCTAATCGCCGACACGATCGACCTGATCGCCGTGCTCTCCGGTCGCGGCTCGGCCCGCCGCCTCGCGGAGATCGCCCTTGTCGAAGGGCTCGATCCCGCCACCGGCGACTACCGCACCCTCCACGCAACGCTCGAAACCCCCAGCCCCACACAAGGAGACTCCGCATGA
- a CDS encoding TrbC/VirB2 family protein, whose protein sequence is MTTKPDPIRSLRSRLLSGTFLDSLGTAGITAAGLLYTAPAWAAGSSMPWEEPLQQILESIEGPVAKIVAVIIIIVTGLTLAFGDTGGGFRKLIQIVFGLSIAFAASSFFLSFFSFGGGALA, encoded by the coding sequence ATGACGACGAAGCCCGATCCGATCCGCAGCCTGCGCAGCCGGCTGCTTTCCGGCACGTTCCTGGACAGCCTCGGCACGGCCGGCATCACCGCCGCCGGGCTGCTCTACACCGCGCCCGCCTGGGCGGCCGGCTCCTCGATGCCGTGGGAGGAGCCGCTTCAGCAGATCCTCGAATCCATCGAGGGGCCGGTCGCCAAGATTGTCGCCGTCATCATCATCATCGTCACCGGCCTGACGCTCGCCTTCGGCGATACGGGCGGCGGCTTCCGCAAGCTGATCCAGATCGTGTTCGGCCTGTCGATCGCCTTCGCGGCCAGCTCCTTCTTCCTGTCCTTCTTCTCCTTCGGCGGCGGGGCGCTGGCGTGA
- a CDS encoding VirB3 family type IV secretion system protein has translation MDEDVRGFFAPVHRALTEPILLGGAPRAVAILNGTLAGAVGLGLRLWIAGLAIWAIGHFAAVWAAKRDALFVDVVRRHLRYPTHLGV, from the coding sequence ATGGACGAGGACGTTCGCGGCTTCTTCGCGCCGGTCCACCGGGCGCTGACCGAGCCGATATTGCTCGGCGGCGCGCCGCGCGCCGTCGCAATTCTCAACGGCACGCTGGCCGGCGCGGTCGGTCTCGGCCTGCGGCTCTGGATCGCCGGCCTCGCCATCTGGGCGATCGGCCACTTCGCAGCCGTCTGGGCGGCGAAGCGCGATGCGCTGTTCGTCGACGTGGTGCGCCGGCACCTGCGCTACCCGACCCATCTCGGCGTGTGA
- the trbE gene encoding conjugal transfer protein TrbE: MLNLSEYRKRSASLADFLPWAALVAPGVVLNKDGSFQRTARFRGPDLDSATPAELVGTTARLNNALRRLGSGWAIFVEAQRNPATDYPDSRFPDSASALVDIERREQFEDSGVLFESSYFLTFVWLPPAEEASRMESWLYEGRERSGVDPWELLKGFVDRTDRVLNLVEGFVPEAEWLDDAETLTYLHSCISTKRHRVRVPETPMHLDALLADQPLAGGLEPRLGGFHLRTLTVIGFPTTTFPGILDDLNRLAFLYRWSTRAIMLDKTDATRLVTRIRRQWFAKRKSIAAIVKEVMTNEASVLMDTDAANKAADADAALQDLGSDQVGEAYVTATVTVWDADPSIADEKLRLIEKVIQSRDFTCIVEGVNAIEAWLGSIPGQVYANVRQPPISTLNLAHMIPLSAVWAGPAKDEHLDASPLFYAKTEGATPFRFALHVGDVGHLMLVGPTGAGKSVLLALMALQFRRYPGSQVFVFDFGGSIRAATLAMDGDWQDLGGSFSDDAESSSVSLQPLAHIQHTPERAWAADWLVDILAREGVAITPEVKEHIWTALTSLASAPLEERTITGLTVLLQSTALKQALRPYCIGGAHGRLLDAEHEYLGAAEVQAFETEGLVGTRAAPAVLSYLFHRIEARFDGRPSLLIIDEGWRALDDGGFADKIKEWLKTLRKKNVSVVFSSQSLADIEASPIAPVLVESCPTRIFLANERAIEPQIATVYRQFGLNDRQIEILARATPKRDYYCQSRRGNRLFELGLGHIALALCASSDKAAHALIDELLRDGSRPYFLEAWLHANGLAWAAELVPELSNVIDRSAVTDAPIASHDTGTAGETDPVHPSPEQEV, encoded by the coding sequence ATGCTCAATCTCTCCGAATACCGCAAGCGTTCCGCCAGCCTCGCCGACTTCCTGCCCTGGGCGGCCCTAGTGGCGCCCGGCGTCGTCTTGAACAAGGACGGCAGCTTTCAACGCACCGCGCGCTTCCGCGGCCCCGACCTCGACAGCGCCACGCCGGCCGAGCTGGTCGGCACGACCGCGCGCTTGAACAACGCCCTGCGCCGGCTCGGCTCCGGCTGGGCGATCTTCGTCGAGGCGCAGCGCAATCCGGCGACCGACTATCCCGACAGCCGGTTTCCCGACAGCGCATCCGCCTTGGTCGACATCGAGCGCCGCGAGCAGTTCGAGGACAGCGGCGTGCTGTTCGAGTCGAGCTATTTCCTCACCTTCGTCTGGCTGCCGCCGGCCGAGGAAGCCTCCCGCATGGAATCCTGGCTCTACGAGGGCCGCGAGCGCAGCGGTGTCGATCCGTGGGAACTGCTCAAGGGCTTCGTCGACCGCACCGACCGCGTGCTCAATCTGGTCGAGGGCTTTGTCCCCGAGGCCGAATGGCTCGATGACGCCGAGACGCTCACCTACCTGCATTCCTGCATTTCCACGAAGCGCCATCGCGTCCGTGTGCCCGAGACGCCGATGCACCTCGACGCGCTGCTCGCCGACCAGCCGCTCGCCGGCGGGCTGGAGCCGCGCCTGGGCGGCTTCCATCTGCGCACGCTGACCGTGATCGGCTTCCCGACGACGACATTCCCCGGAATCCTCGACGACCTTAACAGGCTCGCCTTCCTCTATCGCTGGTCGACGCGCGCCATCATGCTCGACAAGACCGACGCGACCCGGCTGGTCACGCGCATCCGTCGCCAATGGTTCGCCAAGCGCAAGTCGATCGCGGCCATCGTCAAGGAGGTGATGACCAACGAGGCGTCGGTGCTGATGGACACCGACGCGGCCAACAAGGCGGCCGACGCGGACGCCGCACTTCAGGATCTGGGTTCCGATCAGGTCGGAGAGGCTTACGTCACCGCCACGGTGACGGTGTGGGATGCCGACCCGTCGATCGCCGACGAGAAGTTGCGCCTGATCGAGAAGGTCATCCAGTCGCGCGACTTCACCTGCATCGTCGAGGGCGTCAACGCCATCGAAGCATGGCTCGGCTCCATCCCCGGACAGGTCTATGCCAATGTCCGCCAGCCGCCGATCTCGACGCTGAACCTTGCCCACATGATCCCGCTGTCGGCGGTGTGGGCAGGACCGGCGAAGGACGAGCATCTCGACGCGTCGCCGCTGTTCTATGCGAAGACCGAAGGCGCGACGCCGTTCCGCTTCGCGCTCCATGTCGGTGACGTCGGCCACCTGATGCTGGTCGGGCCGACCGGCGCCGGCAAGTCGGTGCTGCTGGCACTGATGGCGCTCCAGTTCCGTCGCTATCCCGGCAGCCAGGTCTTCGTGTTCGACTTCGGCGGCTCTATCCGCGCCGCAACGCTGGCGATGGACGGCGACTGGCAGGATCTCGGCGGCTCTTTCTCCGACGACGCCGAGTCCTCCTCGGTCTCGCTCCAGCCGCTCGCCCACATCCAGCATACGCCGGAGCGGGCATGGGCCGCCGACTGGCTGGTCGACATCCTCGCGCGCGAAGGCGTCGCCATCACGCCGGAGGTGAAGGAGCACATCTGGACCGCGCTGACCTCGCTCGCCTCCGCGCCGCTTGAGGAACGCACCATCACCGGCCTGACCGTGCTCTTGCAATCCACTGCACTCAAGCAGGCGTTGCGGCCATACTGCATCGGCGGGGCGCATGGCCGGCTGCTCGACGCCGAGCACGAATATCTCGGCGCGGCAGAGGTGCAGGCGTTCGAGACCGAGGGGCTGGTCGGCACCAGGGCTGCGCCCGCCGTGCTCTCCTATCTGTTCCACCGGATCGAGGCCCGCTTCGACGGACGGCCGAGCCTGCTCATCATCGACGAGGGCTGGCGCGCTCTCGACGATGGCGGCTTTGCCGACAAGATCAAGGAATGGCTGAAGACGCTGCGCAAGAAGAATGTCAGCGTCGTCTTCTCCTCGCAGTCGCTCGCGGACATCGAAGCCTCGCCGATCGCGCCGGTGCTGGTCGAAAGCTGCCCGACCCGCATCTTCCTTGCCAACGAGCGCGCCATCGAGCCGCAGATCGCGACCGTCTATCGCCAGTTCGGCCTCAATGACCGCCAGATCGAGATCCTCGCCCGCGCCACGCCGAAGCGCGACTACTACTGCCAGTCCCGGCGCGGCAACCGCCTGTTCGAGCTTGGGCTGGGCCACATCGCGCTGGCGCTCTGCGCCTCCTCCGATAAGGCCGCCCACGCGCTGATCGACGAGCTGCTGCGCGACGGCTCGCGGCCTTACTTCCTCGAAGCCTGGCTCCACGCCAACGGCCTCGCCTGGGCGGCCGAACTCGTGCCCGAGCTTTCCAACGTCATCGACCGATCCGCAGTCACCGACGCGCCGATCGCCTCGCATGATACCGGCACGGCCGGCGAGACCGATCCCGTCCACCCGTCACCCGAACAGGAGGTTTGA
- the trbJ gene encoding P-type conjugative transfer protein TrbJ — protein sequence MPHTTRHAHLRRALAGAMALSLAAPAIVAVTVPAHAQFFGGRIVYDPTNYSQNLLSAARALEQINNQVTSLANEAQMLLYQARNLTSLPTSMISEIEGNFSEMKSLLGEAERLAYSVQDIESQFSSTYRDFAGDKTGEQLVAAARERWQQSLSAYEHSLKAGATAVGNIDGTQAQTRSLVGASQSAVGILQATQAGNELLAVQASQIADLTAMLAAQGRAEALEQSRRAAAQEQAREQFGRFMSGRDYSPSSVRMFND from the coding sequence ATGCCACACACCACTCGACACGCCCACCTTCGCCGCGCGCTCGCCGGCGCGATGGCGCTGTCGCTCGCCGCGCCCGCCATCGTCGCCGTCACCGTGCCCGCGCACGCGCAGTTCTTCGGCGGCCGCATCGTCTACGACCCGACCAACTACAGCCAGAATCTTCTCTCGGCCGCCCGCGCGCTGGAGCAGATCAACAATCAGGTGACGTCCCTCGCCAACGAGGCGCAGATGTTGCTCTACCAGGCGAGGAATCTCACCAGCCTGCCCACCTCCATGATCTCCGAGATCGAAGGCAATTTCTCGGAGATGAAGAGCCTGCTCGGCGAGGCGGAGCGGCTGGCCTACAGCGTGCAGGACATCGAGAGCCAGTTCTCCTCGACCTATCGCGACTTCGCCGGCGACAAGACCGGCGAGCAGCTTGTCGCCGCCGCCCGCGAGCGCTGGCAGCAGTCGCTTTCGGCCTACGAGCATTCGCTGAAGGCCGGCGCGACCGCCGTGGGCAATATCGACGGCACGCAGGCGCAGACCCGATCGCTGGTCGGCGCCAGCCAGTCGGCGGTCGGCATCCTTCAGGCGACCCAGGCAGGCAACGAGCTGCTCGCCGTGCAGGCGAGTCAGATCGCCGACCTGACCGCCATGCTGGCCGCGCAGGGTCGCGCCGAGGCGCTGGAGCAGTCCCGCCGCGCGGCTGCGCAGGAGCAGGCCCGCGAGCAGTTCGGCCGCTTCATGTCCGGCCGCGACTACAGCCCGTCCAGCGTGCGCATGTTCAACGACTGA
- the trbK-alt gene encoding putative entry exclusion protein TrbK-alt, with translation MDLKIAARMIAVLAIGAAMIAAVAALREAGSEDDAPATRLRDPGGEPANAELVRCRDLGMAAADDAACKRAWVESRRRFLESSGERVRP, from the coding sequence ATGGACCTGAAGATCGCCGCCCGGATGATCGCCGTCCTCGCCATCGGCGCAGCCATGATTGCTGCCGTCGCTGCGCTGCGCGAGGCAGGCTCGGAGGATGACGCCCCCGCCACCCGCCTCCGTGATCCGGGCGGCGAGCCCGCCAATGCCGAGCTGGTCCGCTGCCGCGACCTCGGCATGGCGGCCGCCGACGATGCCGCCTGCAAAAGAGCATGGGTCGAGAGCCGCCGCCGCTTTCTGGAATCGTCCGGGGAGCGCGTCCGGCCATGA